One genomic region from Xenopus laevis strain J_2021 chromosome 2L, Xenopus_laevis_v10.1, whole genome shotgun sequence encodes:
- the LOC108707821 gene encoding immunoglobulin superfamily member 11, whose translation MCPTGMWIFLGVIYYLQQGLATALQVIMEKENIQVARGQSAALFCSFTTSAALTNLNIIWTVTPLSNANQPEQIIIYQGGQVFTNAAQFHGRVGFMHTMPNTNASIYINNTQLSDTGTYQCMVNNLPDRAIRNIGVVGFTVLVPPSDPRCSIQGSLDIGSDITLACSSEEGIPRPTYLWEKLDNTHGLPALVAQDQFQGTVLLKNISTASSGRYQCVSSNLMGASTCLIDLQIVAPKHQSVSLIAGAIAAGVLVLILCIVVMAVGLFYWRNKHKEEEEEIPNEIREDDLPPKCSSTTKVYHPDASFSEQDTLTSTNTYNGNYWNSTKSNYSTGSYVHYNCNGCRQSTSRSVTGPIRLAYANGGQPPPGPPKTLVVTANTAPSPKTGSRSNGTVGRKAKPSQTRSYAVSQATLERIGGVPVMVPAQSRAGSLV comes from the exons GTTTAGCGACGGCGCTGCAGGTGATCATGGAAAAAGAGAACATTCAGGTAGCGAGGGGTCAGTCGGCGGCTCTTTTCTGCTCCTTTACCACGAGCGCAGCCCTCACCAACCTCAACATCATCTGGACGGTGACTCCGCTCTCCAACGCCAACCAACCTGAGCAG attatTATCTATCAGGGAGGACAAGTATTTACTAACGCTGCCCAGTTCCATGGGCGAGTGGGGTTTATGCACACCATGCCAAACACCAATGCCTCCATCTACATCAACAACACCCAGTTGTCTGATACAGGAACCTACCAGTGCATGGTCAATAACCTTCCGGACAGGGCAATCCGGAATATTGGCGTTGTTGGATTTACTGTTTTAG TGCCTCCTTCGGACCCACGTTGCAGCATTCAGGGTTCCCTGGATATCGGCAGTGACATCACATTGGCGTGCAGCTCAGAGGAAGGAATCCCCCGACCCACGTACCTCTGGGAGAAACTTGACAACACCCATGGCCTCCCAGCTTTAGTAGCGCAAG ACCAATTTCAAGGGACGGTTTTGCTGAAAAACATAAGCACTGCATCGTCTGGGCGGTACCAGTGTGTGTCATCCAATCTGATGGGGGCAAGCACTTGTCTCATTGACCTGCAGATTGTGGCAC CTAAGCACCAAAGTGTGAGCCTCATTGCTGGGGCAATAGCTGCAGGAGTACTGGTTCTAATCCTCTGTATAGTCGTCATGGCTGTGGGCTTATTCTACTGGAGGAACAAGCacaaggaggaggaggaagagataCCCAATGAAATTAG agaGGACGATCTCCCTCCAAAGTGCTCATCAACTACCAAAGTCTATCACCCTGATGCCTCCTTTTCTGAGCAGGACACCCTCACCTCTACCAATACTTACAATGGGAACTACTGGAACAGCACTAAGTCCAATTACTCCACTGGCTCTTACGTTCATTACAACTGCAACGGCTGCCGTCAGTCAACTTCTCGCTCGGTCACTGGCCCAATTCGGTTAGCGTACGCTAATGGTGGACAACCACCCCCTGGTCCCCCAAAGACATTGGTGGTGACAGCAAACACTGCCCCTTCTCCCAAGACTGGATCTAGGAGCAACGGCACAGTAGGCAGAAAAGCCAAGCCGTCCCAAACTAGGTCTTACGCAGTGAGCCAGGCCACACTGGAGAGAATAGGCGGCGTGCCAGTGATGGTTCCAGCACAAAGCAGAGCCGGCTCCTTGGTATAG